A section of the Candidatus Binatia bacterium genome encodes:
- a CDS encoding peptidase M16, producing MKASRLPAVSSPTSPKNSRTLLRNSHRELNLLAEYHPGPLTAIALSVRAGARFDGAHPGLAHAAEHMLFQGTKQLDQRSLTELAAQLGGQHNAVTRHETITLTFECFNQEVERALWLLAEQYYHTCVEDHRWKVERHVIMDEIRSYASDPVHTLHEAAFCQFVGGALAHPLTGTLTSVRKMRSTHLQTFIERHFVHRATCLAVVGGVDPQQVLQTAERIFTAPPRPPIKPPRITPGRTGVLHRRQSGTVGYVIFFLEAPPHPRDFLAAAVALEVLGDAPDTRLFQEVRGRRGLGYAVDASSFWGPDWAVFTVAASCHPSDVSRLRDTIEAVCEAAANDGFSADEFERARKKLHFGYALLQDSLFDRAVSLAEDTLLGFPLPEEIEALTRDFTVDEIGAAWQRVWRGRKLVALLS from the coding sequence ATGAAGGCATCCCGCCTGCCAGCCGTATCGTCCCCGACAAGCCCCAAAAACTCCCGCACACTTCTGCGTAACTCACACCGCGAACTCAACCTGCTCGCGGAATATCACCCCGGTCCGCTCACGGCCATTGCGCTTAGCGTACGGGCCGGCGCCCGCTTCGATGGCGCCCACCCGGGTTTAGCCCACGCAGCCGAACACATGCTCTTCCAGGGGACAAAGCAACTCGACCAACGTTCCCTCACGGAGCTAGCGGCACAACTCGGAGGCCAACACAACGCAGTGACGCGCCATGAGACCATCACATTGACCTTCGAGTGTTTTAACCAGGAAGTCGAACGTGCTCTCTGGCTGCTGGCGGAACAGTACTACCACACCTGTGTCGAAGACCATCGCTGGAAAGTCGAGCGGCACGTCATCATGGACGAGATTCGGAGTTACGCAAGCGACCCCGTTCATACCCTTCACGAGGCCGCTTTCTGCCAGTTTGTCGGTGGCGCGCTGGCCCACCCCTTAACTGGGACATTGACTTCCGTCCGCAAGATGCGCAGCACGCACCTCCAAACGTTTATCGAGAGACACTTTGTCCACAGGGCAACTTGTCTCGCCGTAGTCGGCGGAGTTGACCCTCAACAGGTGTTGCAGACAGCGGAGCGAATCTTCACCGCCCCTCCGCGACCTCCCATAAAACCTCCGCGTATCACCCCAGGACGCACCGGGGTGTTGCACCGCCGGCAGTCCGGTACGGTGGGCTATGTCATTTTCTTTCTGGAGGCTCCACCGCACCCCCGAGACTTCCTCGCAGCAGCGGTGGCACTCGAGGTTTTGGGCGATGCGCCAGATACACGCCTGTTTCAAGAGGTTCGCGGACGTCGTGGACTCGGCTATGCGGTGGACGCCAGTTCCTTTTGGGGACCCGATTGGGCGGTCTTCACGGTCGCAGCTAGCTGCCACCCAAGCGATGTCAGTCGCCTGCGAGACACGATTGAAGCTGTGTGCGAGGCGGCCGCCAACGATGGCTTCTCTGCAGATGAGTTTGAGCGTGCTCGCAAGAAATTGCACTTCGGATACGCCCTTCTCCAAGATAGCCTTTTCGATCGGGCGGTGAGTTTGGCCGAAGACACCCTGCTCGGTTTCCCGCTACCCGAGGAAATTGAAGCTCTCACTCGAGATTTCACCGTGGATGAGATCGGTGCGGCGTGGCAGCGGGTTTGGCGCGGGCGAAAGCTCGTGGCCCTTTTGAGCTGA
- a CDS encoding orotate phosphoribosyltransferase — translation MEFAAIAVACLAQAFSQPMSPPSRRDVAAVLAEIGAVRFGNFRLKDGRESPFYVDLRGIIGFPRSLRKVGEWLADAAQALNYDCIAAIPYAGIPLGVAMALAADRPLVYPRKEPKAYGTERLVEGRFSPGQCALVVDDVLTSGTAKLEALMPLRQAGLIVRNVLVVVDRQERGASVLQHEGISVHHLITIRQLLDELRTMDLVTALDYERACRFIERP, via the coding sequence ATGGAGTTTGCTGCCATTGCTGTGGCTTGCCTGGCGCAGGCGTTTTCGCAGCCAATGAGTCCGCCCAGCCGTCGTGACGTAGCAGCGGTTCTCGCCGAGATCGGGGCCGTACGGTTTGGAAACTTTCGCCTCAAGGACGGCCGCGAGTCCCCGTTTTACGTAGACCTTCGGGGAATCATTGGGTTTCCCCGAAGCCTCCGCAAAGTAGGGGAGTGGCTGGCAGACGCCGCTCAGGCCCTGAACTACGATTGCATCGCTGCGATCCCCTACGCTGGCATTCCCCTCGGCGTCGCCATGGCCCTGGCTGCAGACCGCCCACTGGTGTACCCGAGAAAGGAACCTAAGGCGTACGGAACCGAGCGCCTCGTGGAAGGGCGCTTCAGCCCCGGTCAGTGCGCACTGGTGGTAGACGATGTCCTCACGAGTGGAACGGCCAAGCTAGAGGCTCTCATGCCGTTACGCCAGGCTGGGCTGATTGTGCGCAATGTGCTCGTTGTGGTGGATCGGCAGGAACGCGGCGCCAGCGTGCTGCAACATGAGGGGATCTCCGTTCACCATCTCATCACCATCCGACAGTTACTCGACGAACTGCGTACCATGGATCTCGTCACAGCTCTGGACTACGAACGTGCATGCCGCTTCATCGAGAGGCCATGA